The sequence below is a genomic window from Gemmatimonas sp. UBA7669.
GTACGCCCTCAACGCGCACGGGCGGCGCGCGGCGCGGCACACGACCCGACCATGCCCCCCGGGGCACCACGCTCGAGGCAACCAGACTCATCCGTTGAGGCCATCCGTGGGTAGTCCCACGTCTCGGCCATACCCAAGTCAGCTGCCTCGGCGGCGACGGGTGCGCTCTCCGTCCATGGCGGCGCCGAACCCCTCCCAGCTCATCCCCAGCGCGGCCAGCCATCGACTGAGCGATTCGAGCGAGAGGTTGCGCTGGCCTCGCTCAGCCGAGCTGATGTAGGTCCGGTGGAGGCCGGCCTGGAACCCGA
It includes:
- a CDS encoding helix-turn-helix domain-containing protein; translation: MTATSIREAAGRVLRASREAQAISQEQLGFQAGLHRTYISSAERGQRNLSLESLSRWLAALGMSWEGFGAAMDGERTRRRRGS